One genomic region from Zalophus californianus isolate mZalCal1 chromosome 12, mZalCal1.pri.v2, whole genome shotgun sequence encodes:
- the LOC113911436 gene encoding leptin, translating into MRCGPLCQFLWLWPYLWYIEAVPIQKVQDDTKTLIKTIVTRINDISHTAVSSKQRVAGLDFIPGLHPVLSLSGMDQTLAIYQQILASLHSRNVGQISNDLENLRDLLHLLASSKTCPLPRARGLESFESLGSVLEGSLYSTEVVALSRLQAALQDMLWQLDLSPGC; encoded by the exons ATGCGTTGCGGACCCCTGTGCCAATTCCTGTGGCTTTGGCCCTATCTGTGGTATATTGAAGCTGTGCCCATCCAAAAAGTGCAGGATGACACCAAAACCCTCATCAAGACGATTGTCACCAGGATCAATGACATTTCACACACG GCTGTCTCCtccaaacagagggttgctggtcTAGACTTCATTCCTGGGCTCCACCCGGTCCTGAGTCTGTCCGGGATGGACCAGACGTTGGCCATCTACCAACAGATCCTCGCCAGTCTGCATTCCAGAAATGTGGGCCAAATATCTAACGACCTGGAGAACCTCCGGGACCTTCTCCACCTGCTGGCCTCCTCCAAGACCTGCCCCTTGCCCCGGGCCAGGGGCCTGGAGAGCTTCGAGAGCCTGGGCAGTGTCCTAGAAGGCTCACTGTACTCCACGGAGGTGGTGGCCCTGAGCAGGCTGCAGGCAGCCCTCCAGGACATGCTTTGGCAGCTGGACCTCAGCCCTGGGTGCTGA